In the genome of Raphanus sativus cultivar WK10039 chromosome 9, ASM80110v3, whole genome shotgun sequence, the window tatctaatattcaATCTGTTTCAATCGTTTCTATGGGTAAACCCTCTAATATACAATCTCATTCTCTAGATATATTATCTCAATGCTGTTAAAGCACCAATAGCCAATGTTCAAGAAATGGCTAAGCTTAGGTACTCTATAGTTAACgaatattgatatatgtttatatatatatatatatatatatatgacatttatatgatatattttagtttttttttgtctaattataacattattttgattaattataaAAGAATTACATATACAGAAAATTTAGACCAATTTAGATCTATCAGACCAATTTTAACCGATTTAAAAATCGATTTGAATCGCATaaattggatttttaaaaagatcatTTCAGTTATAATCTATCTGCTGTCGAGGTGGGCGCCGCATAGACCAGTTTTTAGAACATTGTCTAATAGTATTATGGTTTTGTTGTTTTGCAGATTCGGAAACATGGTTGCTTTCTTTAGATACTCTCCTATCAACATACTTACTGTCTTCCTTCCCCCATCAATGCTTGAATTCAACAGCCATCCTCAACAGGAGTGGATACGTACAGAGGCTGGAGAGGTGGGTTTTAAGTAACATTTTAAGGTCTTTTAATATATGCAAATGGTAAAAGCTCATATAGTTTTCTGTTTGTGTGCATTATTATACAGCTTATGGGTAAGATGAGGACAATGTATGAGGAGGTATCTGGTATGATCAAACGTGTGAAGAATTAATAGATCCGCTTCACCTAGACTTCTATATCGTTCTCGCTTCGCACTCGTGTTTTACTCTCACCTCACCAATCACTCGTTTGTTATGAACAGAAAGTAAATAACACACAAGTTTGGTTACCCAGTTCGGGATCCGATTTGGATCCGGTACATCTGGGGCTTGACGGTACAAGCAACACTTCACTAAGAATCAGTCTCCAAGAGAGTTACAAAGATCAGCTCAACTAGCTATAAACAAGATACAGCTTTAACtcgatgatgatgatcttcttcttccttctctctctctctctgatctcTGTTTGAAGTAGTCTGTTACGGATAACGATCTCTTTCCTTTCTCAATCTTTATATAGACGAGACCGGTACAGCTTGAACCAACCAATTCCAATAACCGTTCCGGTTATCACCAATTGCCTCTTGTACCAATCTTATTAAACTAAACCACTCCGGTTCACGCTTAATGAAGATAACCAGCTGCTTAACGTCACAGATCCTAACAAATCTCCACCTTGACGTTAACAGCCTTTTCAGATCATTCCTTACACCGTCAAGCATAGCCGTTCTACTAGCACTTGGCTATTCCAAGCTCATTAAGAGCTTGCTCGAACTTCAAACACGGAATCACTTTAGTAAGCATATCCGCAGGATTCTCCTTAGTTGACACCTTCTGAACTTTTACTTCTTCAGTGTCAATCATCTCCCTCACAAAGCTCATCTTTAGAGCCACATGCTTCGAGACTGTAACGTGTTTCGTTCTGTCATGAAACACGTTATTCTTCGCTAAGCAAATCGCGCTTTGCGAATCACAACCCACACTAACTTCTGCTTGTTGATACCCAAGCTCCTCTGTTAACCCACTTAACCACAGACCTTCTTTAATCGCTTCCACTAAAGAGATATATTCAGCTTCCGTCGTTGATAACGCCACCACTTGCTGAAGCCCAGACTTCCAGCTAACTGTATTCCCTCCAACCTTGAACACGTAGCCTGTAGTCGATCTTCTTTTGTCAAGATCACCACCAAAATCTGAATCTGAAAAACCTTCCACACTGAAACTCTTGTCACTGCTCTGTTTCCTGAACACTAACCCGACGTCTTGAGTCTTCAACATGTACCGCAGAACCCACTGTACTGCAGTCCAATGTGTAGCATCCGGACGACTCATGAACCGACTGACCACACCAACAGCAAACGCCAGATCAGGTCGAGTTCCAATCATCTCGTACATGATGCTCCCCACCGCATTTGAATACGGAAACTCTTCGTCAACTCCAACATCGTGATCATCTTCTTTAACAGACACCAACTTGAAATGACCACTCAGCGGTGTAGATACTGACTTAGCTTGATCCATACGAAACACTTGCAGAACcttctttatatatttagacTGAGATAGAGTCAGAACTCCACCTGCTCTGTCCCTCTCTATATCCATCCCCAGAATTCTGCTTGCAGGACCCAAATCCTTCATGTCAAACTCACTGTTTAGTATCTTCTTGACCTTGTTAACCTCTGATATATCCTTCGATATCAACATCATGTCATCTACATACAAAAGTAAGTAGATGTAATCTTCTTCCTTCAGCTTCTTGTAGTAAACACACAGGTCGAATTCACTTTTGTTGAAACCATGCTTCATCATGCATTGATCGAAGCACTTGTTCCACTGACGCGGAGCTTGCTTCAACCCATAAAGCGACTTCACCAGCTTGCACACTTTGTCCTCTTGACCAACAACCTCATAACCCTGCGGCTGCTCTATATAAATGTCTTCTTCTATCTCTCCATGTAGGAATGCCGTCTTCACATCCAACTGCTCCAATTCCAGGTCTTTATCAACCACCATCGAAAGCATCATCCTTATAGAAACATGCTTCACGACAGGAGATAAAATCTCTTGATAATCTATCCCCTCCTTTTGGGAATAACCTTTTGCTACCAATCTTGACTTGTGCCTTGGATCTTCAACTCCAGGTATCCCAGGCTTGTATTTATATATCCATTTGCATCCTATTGCCTTCTTCCCTTTTGGTAAGTCCACCAACCTCCAAGTTCCGTTTTTCTCTAGTGAATGCATCTCATCATCCATTCCTGCATTCCACTTCTCTGCATCTTTACTTCTCAACGcctcttcatagcttcttggctCTTCACTTTCTATTTTTTCTGATACAGACAATGCAAATGCCACCTCTGAGTCTTCAGTAAACCTCACCGGCTTGACAATCTGACGTCGAACACGATCTCTTGCTAGTTGATAGTCACTCAAATCCTCTGTAGCTTCAACAGCTTCTTCACTACTCACTGTCTCTGGTTGAGCTGCTCCACCTTCAGCTTGAGTCTCCGCTTGAATCCCTGAGCTTTCCCCAACCTCCACTAAGCTTTCAACTGACCCAGCAACTACTGACTGCACTGTCTCTGTTGCTTTTCCCTTGTTACGATCCATATCCTTGTATAAAAGATCCTCTCTGAACACTACATTCCTGCTGATCACCACCTTCTTCTCTTCAATTAGCCAGACCTTGTAACCCTTTACTCCAGTAGGGTAGCCTATGAAGACTCCTCTCAGTGCTCTAGGCTTGAGCTTCCCCTGATCCACATGAACGTAGACAACAGCTCCGAACCTTCTGAGATGCCCATACCCTGGAACCTTTCCAAGCCACAACTCTTCTGGAATGTTGAAGTCGTTTGCTGAAGACGGAGTGCGGTTTATGAGATAGACAGATGTTGCAGCTGCCTCAGCCCAGAACTTTTCTTCCAGACCTGATTCACTCAACAAACAACACACTTTTTCCATGATAGTCATGTTCATACGCTCTGCAACACCATTCTGTTGCGGAGTGTACGAACAAGTCCTATGCCTTTCAATCCCATGCAGTTTACAGAAATTATCAAAAGCAATATTACAAAACTCCAAACCGTTATCAGTCCTAAGGCATTTAACCTTCCGGTTCACCTGATTCTCTACTAAAGCCTTCCATTCACAGAACTTGCTAAACGACTCATCTTTAGTAGCTAGAAAGTAAACCCACACCTTCCTAGAGAAGTCATCTATGATAGACAGGAAATACTGCTTCCTAGAGAGAGACAAGTGAACATTGGAAGAGCAGCAAAGATCAGAATGCACGTACCTGAGCACCTCACTGGTGTTGTGCTTACCTACGTTGAAACTGAGTCTTTCGTTTTTGCCCATGACACAACTCTCGCAGAACTCCATGTCActtatcttcttcttatccAGTATCTCCTTCTCCACTAGTACTCTCAGATTCTTTATACTCGTGTGAGCGAGACGGCTGTGCCACAACGTAGTATCATCCTTGGAGATAGCTGCATATGCTGATGGTGACACAATACCGCCATCCAATAGGTAGAGACTCCCACATAACGTGCCCTGCAACGCCAGTTTGCCATTCTTGTAGAACCGAGTCTTTCCTCCACTCCCTTCTTGTTTGAAACCCTGCACATCAAGTGAGCTCACAGAGATAAGATTCCTCCTGAGGTTAGGTACATACCTCACGTTAGAGAGACGAGTGACTGTTCCTCCTTCAGTCTCAATGCGGATAGATCCAATGCCTTTGAACAGACACTGCTCTGTTATCTGCAAGCAGGATCTATCCACCAGTAATCTCTTCGAACTCACTGAACCATTCTCGTCTGGATGTCATATGATATGAACATACAGAGTCGATCACCCAGTTATCCTTAGGGTCAGATTCAGATATCGAGAGTGCATCTATCTCATGCAATTTGTCAACCATAATTGCAGCTTCTCCATCGTCCTCACTCTCCATCCTCTTCTTTCGTGCAAAACAATCTTTCTTCATGTGACCTTCCTTCTTGCAGTACCAACAGGTCACCTTTGACCTTGACCTTGACCTGGACTTGTTGTTCGAGCCTCTGCCTCTGAAGTTTTCCCTTCTTTCTTGTCTTCCTCGAGCAACATTCGCTTCACCGGACCTCAGTGAAAGATTAGAGTCTTTCACCTCCTTCAATTCTAACTCCTTAGACTTTGCAGCGTTTGTCACGTCCTCAATGGTCAGAGTGTCTCTGCCATACTTCAGGGTCTCCTTTAGCTGATTGTATGGCGACGACAATGAGCTCAGCAGCAAGATAGCTTGGACCTCCTctgaaacaaaaacatttaCACTGCTTAACCCTGAAACTAACTTCAAGAAATCATCTATGTTCTCATCAATTGATTTTGACTCAATCATCTTGAATGTATAGAACTTATGCTGTAGATGAATTCTATTAGGTAGAGTTTTAGAATTATACAACCTTTCCAATGCGGTCCAGATTGACGCGGCCGTTGTACATTCTTCAAGCTTCCTCAATACATGATCACCAAGGTTCAAGATGATCATGTTCATCGCCTTCTCAGCTTTCTCTGATTTCTCAAGCAAGTGTTCCTTGATTCGCTCCTTGAAATCTTCCTCTTCCTCGCCTTTCTTGATCTCGATTCCTGGATCTGATGATGTCGAAGCTTCCGTCAACGCATCCGTCAACCCAAGGATCGACAAATGAGctagcatcttcttcttccacatcGAGAAATCGCCTTTCCCATCGAAGCACGATATCTTGATCTTCGCCATTGATTCCTTCATCGCACTCAAccgtgctctgataccactttgtGAAGAATCAATCGATCCGCTTCACATAGACTTCTATATCGTTCTCGCTTCGCACTCGTGTTTTACTCTCACCTCACCGATCACTCGTTTGTTATGAACAGAAAGTAAAGAACACACAAGTTTGGTTACCCAGTTCGGGATCCGATTTGGATCCGGTACATCTGGGGCTTGACGGTACAAGCAACACTTCACTAAGAATCAATCTCCAAGAGAGTTACAAAGATCAGCTCAACTAGCTATAAACAATATACAGCTTTAGCTCAATGATgatgatcttcttcttccttctctctctctctctgatctcTGTTTGAAGTAGTCTGTTACGGATAACGATCTCTTTCCTTTCTCAATCTTTATATAGACGAGACCGGTACAGCTTGAACCAACCAATTCCAATAACCGCTCCGGTTATCTCCAATTGCCTCTTGTACCAATCTTATTAAACTAAACCACTCCGGTTCACGCTTAATGAAGATAACCAGCTGCTTAACGTCACAGATCCTAACAAAACGCATGGAAGAGAGAAGCAGCTTACTTGAACCTGAACAACCTGGAGCCTTTGATCTGCAGAGTCGCATCACGGGGTTAAAAGACCAACTCGCGAAGGAAAAAGATGAATATGATGTGAGCATAAACTTCTTCCTAGTTCTTGTTGATGCTTgtagaattttgttttttgatgGGAATCTTCCTCATCTTGAAAAACAGGATGCCCTGAAACCTATCTTTGAGGAGAGTCTTCAACATGAAGGGAGTTTGGATATTCTAGAACTGAATAGATTGAGAAGAGCCCTCATGATTGGTTCTCATGCTTGGGATCATCAGCTTTACTTGTTAAACTCTCAACTCAAAAAAGCTAGTGATGGCAATGCTTCTAGGAGTCTAGAGATGCAAGATGAGCCTCCAAAGACTGACCAGAGACTGCAGCAAGAAGGTGCAGATGAAGAAGGGGAAGGTAAAGCTAACTCTGATGGAGGAGAAGCCAATGGCTCTTCCCTGTCTGAGAGGATAGACTCAGAGTGGTTAGGCCCGTTCCACACTCTTGAAAAAGCGAGACAGAAGGCGGCTTTGTTCTCCACTCCGGATCAGAGTCCAGTCATTTGACTCGGCGATACGGTTTCAAGAAAGGATCCAAAAGGACCATCTTCTTTATATCTCTCAGGCATCAGATCTTTCCACGCTTCGGGCGAGTACAGGGCCATGGTGAGAGACCCTGTCTCCAACGTGATGAGGACTTACAGAAGTTGCCACTAGAAGTGCAGAAGCTGGACCTCATCGTTGGCTCAGCGCCTACGTACATCTCTTCAGCGTCTCAGATGGCTGATGGCGCTCGGATGTTGATTCCTCAACGTGGCCTCAACGACATTGTGATCCCTGTATACGATGATGATCCAGCAAGTGTTGTGTCATATGCTCTCAACTCGAAGGAGTATAAAGAGTGGGTTGCTAACAAAGGCAGCAACTTGAATAACAACAGCAGAGAATCTGAACCTTCAACGTTCTCCACGTGGCGTTCCCTAGGGGCGATGGACGTTGATTACATTCACCACGTTGTGTTACACATCTGACCATCTCTTTCAGCGACCGCTCTTCCTCTGGTGCAAACGAAGGTAAGGTGAAGTTCTCTGTGATGTGTAATTCGCGACGCGGTTCGACTGAGAAAGACTTGCTGTCCGACGGAAGTGGACTTCGTGAGGTCCTTGAGCCGGTGTCAGAGATGGTGTGCGCAGGGAGGGAAAAGCAATGTTTACTTCGCCAAGTCGTTAGACGAGAGGTTCATCATAAAGCAAGTAGTCAAAACCGAGCTGGATTCTTTTGAGGACTTTGCACCTGAGTACTTTAAGTACATGAAGGAGTCACTCACTTCAGGAAGCCCCACGTGTCTAGCTAAGATTCTCGGTATCTACCAGGTTAGTTACAGTCCAATGGAGTGTAGTCTATGGTTTAAAATGGAATAGTTAAGCATGTGATTGATTGATCTGAATGCTATGGCGTGTAGGTTTCTATTAAGCACTCAAAAGGTGGAAAAGAGACGAAAATGTATCTAATGGTGATGGAGAATCTATTCTACAACAGGAGAATATCAAGAATCTATGATCTCAAAGGATCTACACGGTCACGGTACAATCCAAACACATCCGGAACAGACAAAGTTTTGCTCGACATGAATCTGCTCGAGACATTACGGACAGAGCCAATATTCTTGGGAAGCAAGGCGAAGAGAAGCTTGGAGAGAGCTATATGGAATGATACAAACTTCTTAGCTGTAAGTGATTTTTCATCACCTCCCAAGTTACACTtttgttcttaatttttttttattaatctgttTTCTTATTCTTGAACTAGACTGTGGATGTAATGGACTATTCATTGTTGGTTGGGTTCGACGAAGACCGTAAGGAGTTGGTTCTTGGAATCATAGACTTCATGAGACAATATACATGGGACAAGCACCTTGAGACATGGGTCAAAGCTTCAGGGATTTTGGGTGGACCCAAGAACGCTTCTCCGACCATAGTCTCACCAAAACAGTACAAGAGGAGGTTTCGTAAGGCCATGACCACTTATTTTCTAACTGTTCCTGAGCCATGGACCTCTTGATTGAtgagtaaaagaaagaaaaccatTTTTCAtcattcttttgttttactGATCTCAATTTGTtcttttacaattataaaaaaaaaaagagaaattggTTTTAACAAGACAGAACATATATACAGGTTGGGACCTGACTGATTGAatttatctttttgtttgtttgtttgtttgattggtGTGTTTGGTTTCTCTGAGTCTGGAGAATTGTATATTGTAATTATTGGCTAAACTTATGCCCCTCAGattgaaataaagaaaaaaactaattatttgcCTTTTTCTTATAGTTCTTTCTCTATGTGTTAATTGGTTCTTAttgttaaattttgatttatcatgattttttaACTCAAAACAAATTACTAATGACTAGATTGCCTagtttatttaaatacataacttaATTTTTAGCAAAATTCCATGTAGAATCTCAATCTCAATATCttctttagaaaataattattatcaaCTCATTTCGAACTTTGAAACTGGTAATAAAATCTTTTTGAACTTTTAATACTTAGATTATCAAACTAAACTATATCAATAAGTTTCGAATTCAAACTCAACTgacattaaataaataaatccaaGTACTTATACATTAGTGTTGGTCATTTAAACTTTTTGGATGTGAGATCTCTAATACTTATTTTCAGATCTTTTACACAATGACATATGTAATGGGGATGCAAGAGGGACAAATATGTGTAATAAAGGTAGAAGATAAGAAGCTCAGCATCTCTTCTCAGAGTTATGTTTTGTATATTCAGGCTTACGTTAATTATTTAGCTGGATATAGAGGATACATTgtttatattaagaaaatactagAAGTTTGTTACACACAAGTTGGAGCACATCCGTTTCCTAGTGGCAATTTTAGTAATTAGAGGATATAGAGGATGCATTgtttatattaagaaaatactagAAGTTTGTTACACACAAGTTGGAGCACATCCGTTTCCTAGTGGCAATTTTAGTAGTTAGAGGATGCAAGAAACGTGGCTTGAGAAACGGATCGGTGTTTCTTCTTctaacaagaaagaaagaaacaaaaccctaaaaagaaTTGATCACCTCTTGTGCTTTGACAACACCTTCTTCATCTCCAATCCCAAAGCTTCTTCCTCCATTATGAAGCAAACGTTGTCTCTGAATGTTGAGGAGACAGAGAGCTGTGATCTTGTCGGAGAAATCAGAGCCACTCTCACTCTCTTTCCTCAGTTTCTCCACTTTCCACTTTGGTAACCTCAACTTGACACTAGTCAtcacttctctctcttcttcatcaACCTCCTTCTTCATTACCGAGAGATCAGAAGATGATCTACGAGACAGCTTCAgattctctagcctctccttagCACTCATTTGGATTCCAGACCGAACCCTTCTCGGGGCCCTCTCCTTCCATGTTCTACCACGTGAGTTTTCAAATGATTAGATTTCAAACTTCGAAAACATAAAAACCAAAAGATGATGAAACTAAAGTCTTACCTAGGAAGCTCCACCATGAAATAAAGCC includes:
- the LOC108832385 gene encoding putative 1-phosphatidylinositol-3-phosphate 5-kinase FAB1C — encoded protein: MKITSCLTSQILTKRMEERSSLLEPEQPGAFDLQSRITGLKDQLAKEKDEYDDALKPIFEESLQHEGSLDILELNRLRRALMIGSHAWDHQLYLLNSQLKKASDGNASRSLEMQDEPPKTDQRLQQEGADEEGEGKANSDGGEANGSSLSERIDSEWLGPFHTLEKARQKAALFSTPDQSPGHGERPCLQRDEDLQKLPLEVQKLDLIVGSAPTYISSASQMADGARMLIPQRGLNDIVIPVYDDDPASVVSYALNSKEYKEWVANKGSNLNNNSRESEPSTFSTWRSLGAMDVDYIHHGGKSNVYFAKSLDERFIIKQVVKTELDSFEDFAPEYFKYMKESLTSGSPTCLAKILGIYQVSIKHSKGGKETKMYLMVMENLFYNRRISRIYDLKGSTRSRYNPNTSGTDKVLLDMNLLETLRTEPIFLGSKAKRSLERAIWNDTNFLATVDVMDYSLLVGFDEDRKELVLGIIDFMRQYTWDKHLETWVKASGILGGPKNASPTIVSPKQYKRRFRKAMTTYFLTVPEPWTS
- the LOC130500309 gene encoding uncharacterized protein At1g66480-like, which gives rise to MGNSLGSKKSAKIMKINGESFKLKTPVRADTVVKDFPGHVLLESESVKHFGIRAKPLGPNQNLESKRLYFMVELPRTWKERAPRRVRSGIQMSAKERLENLKLSRRSSSDLSVMKKEVDEEEREVMTSVKLRLPKWKVEKLRKESESGSDFSDKITALCLLNIQRQRLLHNGGRSFGIGDEEGVVKAQEVINSF